One part of the Vicia villosa cultivar HV-30 ecotype Madison, WI linkage group LG6, Vvil1.0, whole genome shotgun sequence genome encodes these proteins:
- the LOC131612501 gene encoding uncharacterized protein LOC131612501: MQQRNSTLGRPSGTDGSDYSYRMVVDSRYQLVAKGKKRLSVLFIIEALFLLIGVIFAVLKGQKDDTTNTVAISSLIASFILLIIADFGRRRSRSSFLRLYAVLSSLAMLLFTGSLANQYSLLKVIQYFGNRGTGSFDTVFPSLQTGLLVYILTLSVFKISIIKAVVFLLFNMTPPKKAA, from the coding sequence atgcagCAAAGAAACTCAACGTTGGGAAGGCCTTCTGGAACTGATGGATCTGATTATTCCTACCGGATGGTAGTTGATTCAAGGTATCAACTTGTTGCAAAGGGGAAGAAACGCCtctctgtgttatttatcattgaGGCTTTGTTTTTGTTAATAGGAGTCATATTTGCAGTTTTAAAAGGACAAAAAGATGACACAACAAATACAGTTGCCATTTCTTCTCTTATAGCTAGTTTTATTTTGTTGATCATTGCGGATTTTGGTAGAAGACGAAGCCGGTCGAGCTTCTTGAGATTATACGCCGTTCTATCTTCCTTAGCAATGCTTCTCTTCACTGGTTCTCTTGCTAACCAGTATTCCCTGCTAAAGGTTATCCAATATTTTGGTAATCGGGGAACGGGCAGTTTTGATACTGTTTTTCCTAGTCTTCAAACTGGTCTGTTAGTATATATACTCACTTTATCAGTGTTCAAAATTAGTATCATCAAAGCGGTTGTTTTCCTTCTTTTTAACATGACGCCTCCGAAGAAAGCCGCGTAG
- the LOC131612502 gene encoding LRR receptor-like serine/threonine-protein kinase ERL2 codes for MKISTYSFILLCFFQSTRAMLNPIDFLALQSIRRSLHDVPGSNFFSSWDFTDDPCNFAGVFCVSDKVVALNLGESRAGSPGLTGKIDTAVGKLSSLVDLTVSPGRVYGPLPPSISKLKNLKFLGISRNFIFGEIPAGLGQLRNLRTIDLSYNQLAGAIPPSIGKLPNLNNLMLRHNRLTGSIPSFASAKNLNRLDLKHNSLTGSLAPDSLPSSLQYLSLSWNKLTGTVDRVLYKLNRLNYLDLSFNRFTGSIPRQLFSFPLTNLQLERNQLYGPVEPFNEVTIQTVDLSFNKLSGEISPLLASVQNLYLNNNGFTGEVPGSFVERLLAASIQILYLQHNYLTGIVINPTAEIPLSSSLCLQYNCMVPPIQMTCPSKAGYLKIRPANQCH; via the coding sequence ATGAAGATTTCTAcatattcttttattcttttgtgCTTCTTTCAATCCACGCGAGCAATGTTAAATCCCATTGATTTCTTAGCATTGCAATCGATTCGAAGATCGCTTCACGATGTTCCTGGCTCCAATTTCTTTTCATCTTGGGACTTCACTGATGATCCATGCAACTTCGCCGGAGTTTTCTGTGTTTCCGATAAAGTTGTTGCTCTCAATCTCGGCGAATCCAGAGCCGGTTCACCTGGTTTAACCGGGAAAATCGACACCGCCGTTGGTAAACTATCTTCTCTCGTCGACTTAACCGTTTCTCCCGGTAGAGTTTACGGTCCACTTCCTCCGTCCATTTCGAAATTGAAGAACCTCAAGTTTCTCGGCATCAGCCGGAATTTCATCTTCGGCGAGATTCCGGCTGGGCTAGGTCAGCTTCGCAATCTCAGAACAATCGATTTAAGCTACAATCAGCTCGCCGGAGCTATTCCTCCGTCAATCGGAAAGTTACCGAATCTAAACAACCTGATGCTTCGTCATAACCGTCTCACCGGTTCAATTCCATCCTTCGCTTCAGCTAAAAACCTGAACCGGCTCGATCTAAAGCACAACTCACTCACCGGTTCACTCGCTCCTGATTCTCTCCCCTCTTCCCTACAATACCTCTCTCTATCATGGAACAAGCTTACCGGAACGGTGGACCGGGTTTTATACAAACTAAACCGCCTCAACTACCTCGATCTAAGCTTCAACCGGTTCACCGGTTCAATCCCGCGTCAACTATTCTCATTCCCTCTAACCAACTTACAGTTAGAAAGAAACCAATTATACGGTCCGGTTGAACCGTTTAATGAAGTTACAATCCAAACCGTTGATCTAAGCTTCAACAAACTATCAGGTGAAATATCACCTTTGCTAGCTAGTGTGCAAAATTTGTATCTAAACAACAACGGTTTCACCGGCGAGGTTCCCGGTAGTTTTGTTGAACGGTTATTAGCGGCAAGTATTCAGATACTGTATTTGCAGCATAATTATCTTACCGGAATCGTGATAAATCCGACGGCGGAGATTCCGTTGAGCAGTTCTCTTTGTTTACAGTATAACTGTATGGTTCCTCCTATTCAGATGACGTGTCCTTCTAAAGCTGGTTACTTGAAAATTAGGCCTGCTAACCAGTGCCATTGA